A region of Candidatus Omnitrophota bacterium DNA encodes the following proteins:
- a CDS encoding LemA family protein, whose product MAALFIILVIVVVAVLWLIGVYNGLVQLKMRVKNGWAQIDVQLKRRHDLIPNLVETAKGYMKFERETLENVIKARTQATQATTVKDKEGAENMLTGALRSLFAVAEKYPDLKANQNMLALQEELTSTENKIAFARQYYNDEVTRYNTTVKTFPANTVAPALGFAPEEFFELKDLAEREPPKVSFT is encoded by the coding sequence ATGGCCGCATTATTTATCATTCTTGTCATCGTAGTCGTCGCTGTGCTTTGGCTAATCGGCGTTTATAACGGCCTCGTCCAGCTGAAGATGCGGGTCAAGAACGGCTGGGCCCAGATAGACGTCCAGCTCAAGAGAAGGCACGACCTTATCCCGAACCTCGTCGAGACGGCGAAGGGATACATGAAATTCGAACGCGAGACCCTCGAGAACGTCATCAAGGCGCGCACCCAGGCGACCCAGGCGACGACGGTCAAGGACAAAGAAGGCGCGGAGAACATGCTTACCGGCGCGTTGCGTTCCCTGTTTGCCGTGGCGGAGAAATATCCGGACCTGAAAGCGAACCAGAACATGCTGGCGCTGCAGGAAGAGCTGACCTCTACCGAGAACAAGATCGCCTTCGCAAGGCAGTATTACAACGACGAGGTCACGCGCTATAATACTACGGTCAAGACATTCCCGGCCAATACGGTCGCCCCGGCGCTAGGTTTCGCGCCTGAAGAGTTCTTCGAACTCAAGGACCTCGCAGAGAGGGAGCCGCCAAAAGTCAGCTTCACCTAG
- a CDS encoding zinc-dependent dehydrogenase produces the protein MYYSNNDVRLEEAPIPETGPGEILIRVASSGICGSDVMEWYRINRVPLVLGHEIAGTVEKTGAGVKNLKIGDRVAVSHHVPCNKCHYCLNGHETACETLRKTNFYPGGFAEFVRVPAINIEQGGVYPLPAGVSFDEATFIEPLACVLRGQRIAGVKKGQTVLVIGSGISGLLHIQYARALGAKLVAATDISQYRIDAAKKFGADSSFSAKEYSPEKLKAINSGMLADAVILCAGARPAVEQALASVERGGTVLFFAAAEKDLALPRSINDIFWRNEVTLTSSYAASPKEHLEALELIRSGKVNVKDMITHRFALADAGKGFKLVAGAADSIKVIIEPQK, from the coding sequence ATGTATTATAGCAACAATGATGTCCGCCTCGAAGAGGCGCCTATACCCGAGACAGGGCCGGGCGAGATCCTCATCCGCGTGGCCTCGAGCGGTATCTGCGGAAGCGACGTCATGGAGTGGTACCGCATCAACAGGGTGCCGCTTGTCCTCGGCCACGAGATAGCCGGTACGGTTGAAAAGACCGGCGCGGGCGTAAAGAATTTAAAAATAGGCGACCGCGTCGCCGTATCCCACCACGTCCCCTGTAATAAATGCCATTATTGCCTCAACGGCCATGAGACCGCCTGCGAAACACTGCGCAAGACAAATTTCTATCCGGGAGGATTCGCCGAATTCGTCCGTGTACCGGCGATAAACATAGAGCAGGGCGGCGTCTATCCGCTGCCGGCAGGCGTCTCTTTTGACGAGGCGACATTCATCGAGCCTCTAGCTTGCGTCCTGCGCGGCCAGAGGATAGCAGGGGTCAAAAAGGGCCAAACCGTCCTCGTGATAGGAAGCGGGATATCAGGGCTACTGCATATCCAGTATGCGCGGGCGCTCGGCGCAAAACTTGTAGCAGCGACGGATATTTCGCAATACCGTATTGATGCTGCCAAGAAGTTCGGCGCGGACAGCTCATTTAGCGCTAAAGAATATTCCCCGGAAAAATTGAAAGCCATAAACAGCGGCATGCTCGCCGACGCCGTCATCCTGTGCGCCGGCGCAAGGCCGGCAGTAGAGCAGGCGCTGGCCTCGGTCGAGCGCGGCGGGACCGTCCTTTTCTTCGCGGCCGCCGAGAAAGACCTCGCGCTTCCAAGATCGATAAATGATATCTTCTGGCGCAACGAAGTGACCCTTACAAGCTCTTACGCGGCGAGCCCCAAAGAACATCTTGAGGCCCTCGAATTGATAAGGTCGGGCAAGGTCAACGTAAAGGACATGATAACGCACCGGTTCGCCCTGGCCGACGCGGGAAAAGGTTTTAAGCTCGTCGCGGGCGCCGCAGATTCAATAAAAGTCATCATTGAACCCCAGAAATAA
- a CDS encoding FmdB family zinc ribbon protein: MPTYDYECQKCKHIFEVFQSMADKRLEKCPKCGGKVKRLISGGAGVIFKGSGFYETDYKKKSQPSPCEKATSSCPSGCKHKHK, translated from the coding sequence ATGCCTACTTACGATTACGAATGCCAGAAATGCAAGCATATATTTGAGGTCTTCCAGTCGATGGCCGACAAGCGCCTCGAGAAGTGCCCCAAATGCGGCGGCAAGGTCAAGCGGCTCATAAGCGGGGGCGCCGGCGTGATATTCAAGGGCTCGGGTTTTTACGAGACCGATTACAAGAAAAAGTCCCAGCCGTCTCCCTGCGAGAAGGCGACCTCGAGCTGCCCCTCAGGCTGCAAACATAAACACAAATAG
- a CDS encoding radical SAM protein, with the protein MGENLFFQWHITDACNFRCRHCYQHDFTKASDLPLAALIKIYENIASSAAGRKTKINLTGGEPFLRKDFFGLLRYLDKHDTTEELAIITNASLIDEDAVAKLREIKKLKQVKISLDGATEKTNDAIRKAGAFRTALEKINLLQEKGAFEVIIMLTAMRSNTYELPALFQLCRDLKVDGLIIERFIPLGQSKGLKSEVIDKEDWKRLVGEICEYMEVDARGDDMLPCKAFWIKFKEGDAELLGAECNLGEDAFAILPNGDLLPCRRFAIKIGNLLDKGLKDIINESRVLKEVTDKGKLKGKCRTCRIVKCRGCRAFAYAVGDDYLAEDGLCWI; encoded by the coding sequence ATGGGGGAGAACCTCTTTTTCCAGTGGCACATAACCGACGCGTGCAATTTCAGGTGCCGCCATTGTTACCAGCATGATTTCACGAAGGCCTCGGACCTTCCGCTGGCCGCCCTCATCAAGATATATGAGAATATCGCCTCGAGCGCGGCCGGAAGGAAGACGAAGATAAACCTCACCGGCGGGGAACCTTTCCTGAGGAAGGACTTCTTCGGCCTCCTGCGCTATCTCGACAAGCACGATACCACCGAAGAGCTTGCCATAATAACGAACGCCAGCCTTATCGACGAGGATGCCGTCGCGAAACTCAGGGAGATAAAGAAATTAAAGCAGGTCAAGATATCCCTCGACGGGGCGACTGAGAAGACTAACGACGCGATACGCAAGGCCGGCGCTTTCAGGACGGCCCTCGAAAAGATAAACCTGCTCCAGGAGAAGGGCGCCTTCGAGGTCATAATAATGCTCACGGCGATGCGGTCGAACACCTATGAGCTGCCCGCGCTTTTCCAGCTGTGCAGGGACCTCAAGGTCGACGGCCTGATAATAGAGCGCTTTATACCGCTGGGCCAGAGCAAGGGCCTCAAATCCGAGGTCATAGATAAGGAAGACTGGAAGCGGCTGGTCGGCGAGATATGCGAATATATGGAGGTCGACGCGCGCGGGGACGATATGCTGCCCTGCAAGGCGTTCTGGATAAAATTCAAAGAGGGCGACGCGGAACTGCTCGGCGCGGAATGCAACCTCGGCGAGGACGCCTTCGCTATACTGCCCAACGGGGACCTGCTCCCGTGCCGCAGGTTCGCCATAAAGATCGGCAACCTACTCGATAAGGGCCTGAAGGATATAATAAACGAAAGCAGGGTGCTCAAGGAAGTGACCGATAAGGGAAAATTAAAAGGCAAGTGCCGTACCTGCCGTATAGTTAAATGCCGCGGATGCCGGGCTTTCGCCTACGCGGTGGGGGACGATTACCTGGCCGAGGACGGGCTCTGCTGGATATAA
- a CDS encoding ferritin family protein — translation MKIEYKGDEIIISDFKPLEAYKIARRLEAEGINFYSLFLSSVDDVEAEKAVYSLLTEERKHLKFFSQKAEELSGPFDENSIVDEIDTRVFGALGESVDLAAIIKDEKKAIELGIFFEKRSVSFFKACLGKTADAPAKKAFEDIIKEEEKHLESLKGILKIWRGVS, via the coding sequence ATGAAGATAGAGTATAAAGGCGACGAGATAATAATATCGGACTTCAAGCCGCTGGAGGCGTACAAGATCGCGCGCAGGCTCGAGGCCGAGGGTATAAATTTTTACAGCCTTTTCCTGTCATCGGTGGATGATGTGGAGGCCGAGAAGGCGGTCTATTCGCTCCTTACCGAAGAAAGGAAGCACCTGAAGTTCTTTAGCCAAAAGGCCGAAGAGCTCTCCGGGCCTTTCGACGAGAACAGCATAGTCGACGAGATAGATACAAGGGTCTTCGGGGCTCTCGGCGAGTCGGTCGACCTGGCCGCCATAATAAAAGACGAGAAGAAAGCGATAGAGCTGGGCATATTTTTCGAAAAACGCTCCGTCAGCTTCTTTAAAGCATGCCTCGGCAAGACGGCCGATGCCCCGGCAAAGAAGGCTTTTGAGGATATAATAAAAGAAGAGGAGAAGCACCTCGAGTCGCTAAAAGGGATCCTGAAAATCTGGAGGGGCGTGTCATAA
- a CDS encoding secondary thiamine-phosphate synthase enzyme YjbQ, whose translation MKSYTEYLVFNTENRYEIVNITAQVEKALDKSGIKEGLCLVNAMHITASVFINDDEDGLHRDFLDWVEKLAPYGVEKYRHNRTGEDNGDAHLKRTIMGREVVVAVTKGKLDFGPWERIFYGEFDGQRRKRVLVKIIGE comes from the coding sequence ATGAAGTCGTATACCGAATACCTCGTATTCAATACCGAAAATAGGTATGAGATAGTAAATATTACCGCCCAGGTCGAGAAGGCGCTCGATAAGAGCGGCATAAAGGAAGGGCTTTGCCTCGTGAACGCCATGCATATCACGGCGAGCGTCTTCATAAATGACGACGAGGACGGGCTGCACCGGGATTTCCTTGATTGGGTAGAGAAACTGGCGCCTTACGGCGTAGAGAAATACAGGCATAACCGCACCGGCGAGGATAACGGCGACGCGCACCTCAAAAGGACCATAATGGGCCGGGAAGTAGTCGTGGCCGTGACGAAGGGGAAGCTCGATTTCGGGCCGTGGGAACGGATATTCTACGGCGAGTTCGACGGACAGAGGCGCAAGAGGGTACTGGTCAAGATAATAGGGGAATAA
- a CDS encoding RluA family pseudouridine synthase, translating to MSGFKILYEDDHIIVADKPAGMLVIPTPKGESNTLTSLLNRELDARGIEANAHPCHRIDRDTSGLIIYAKGKKAQQAMMEEFRARRVKKSYIAFVHGRLVRKAGAIDLPIEGKKSVTKYKVLEERRDFSVVEIEPETGRTNQIRIHFKSIGHPLVGERKFAFAKDYKLKFRRAALHSHKIGFEDPFTKKPLGFTTPLPEDMAKFLEATPIVYAG from the coding sequence ATGAGCGGATTTAAAATACTCTATGAAGATGACCACATAATAGTTGCCGATAAGCCGGCCGGGATGCTGGTGATACCGACCCCTAAAGGGGAATCGAATACCCTCACGTCCCTTTTGAATAGGGAGCTCGACGCCCGCGGTATAGAGGCGAACGCCCACCCGTGCCACCGCATTGACAGGGATACTTCCGGGCTCATAATATATGCTAAGGGGAAGAAGGCCCAGCAGGCGATGATGGAGGAGTTCAGGGCCCGCAGGGTCAAGAAATCATACATCGCTTTTGTCCACGGACGGCTTGTCAGGAAGGCGGGCGCGATCGACCTTCCGATAGAGGGCAAGAAGTCCGTGACAAAATACAAGGTGCTCGAGGAGCGAAGGGATTTTTCGGTCGTAGAGATCGAGCCGGAGACGGGCAGGACCAACCAGATAAGGATCCATTTTAAGTCGATAGGCCATCCGCTGGTCGGAGAAAGAAAATTCGCGTTCGCCAAGGATTATAAACTTAAGTTCAGGAGAGCTGCGCTTCATTCCCACAAGATAGGGTTTGAAGATCCGTTTACGAAAAAACCCCTTGGTTTTACGACTCCGTTGCCGGAAGATATGGCGAAGTTCCTTGAAGCGACCCCTATTGTATATGCGGGGTGA
- a CDS encoding HD domain-containing phosphohydrolase, which translates to MDINTTRTINELVSAIAYVLDVMSEGTNLYHSWRVGIFASQFAKATVPDERKTIFYASLLHDIGYLALPEHITHYLFAQEDPTKDPIILSHPIIGAELTSQIPNLSTIAKLILNHHERYNGRGYPLGKQRNEIPLGAQIILLSDQLDMLMRNESVRGIKTIEKEISSWSNERVSAELVETAIRVLRDEGLIEEVSAKEKIPAVFNRVRAETGPVDIPGSVDAVGIACEVFSQLIDTKHPSMIGHSKRVSVYSMLVSLAMNLSHDEITKTKWAALLHDVGKLGIAKSLISKPGKLTPQEFATMKIHAVFTRELLETITDFKDIALIASSDHERYDGKGYPMGLKGDQIPLGTRIISVADAFDAMTSTRTYRKALGKDSACDEIEKCAGTQFDPAVVKEAIPVLRNLSISLM; encoded by the coding sequence ATGGACATAAATACAACTCGCACCATTAATGAACTCGTCTCCGCTATCGCTTATGTCCTTGATGTCATGAGCGAAGGCACCAACCTTTACCACTCATGGCGCGTAGGCATATTCGCCTCTCAATTCGCGAAGGCGACCGTCCCCGACGAAAGAAAGACCATATTTTACGCCTCGCTCCTGCATGACATCGGTTATCTCGCGCTTCCCGAACATATAACGCATTATCTTTTCGCGCAGGAAGACCCGACTAAGGACCCGATAATACTCTCCCATCCTATCATCGGCGCGGAACTGACCAGCCAGATACCGAACCTCTCTACGATAGCCAAGCTTATCTTAAACCACCATGAACGGTATAACGGCAGGGGTTATCCGCTCGGTAAGCAGCGCAATGAGATCCCTTTGGGCGCGCAGATAATACTGCTCTCCGACCAGCTGGATATGCTCATGAGGAACGAATCGGTGCGCGGCATAAAAACGATAGAGAAGGAGATCTCCTCGTGGTCGAATGAGCGCGTCTCGGCCGAGCTCGTCGAAACGGCCATAAGGGTCCTCAGGGACGAAGGGCTTATCGAGGAGGTATCGGCCAAGGAGAAGATACCGGCTGTATTTAACAGGGTAAGGGCAGAGACCGGCCCCGTGGATATACCCGGAAGCGTCGACGCGGTAGGTATCGCCTGCGAGGTCTTCTCGCAGCTTATAGACACAAAACACCCTTCGATGATCGGGCATTCCAAAAGGGTCTCGGTCTATTCGATGCTAGTATCGCTCGCGATGAACCTCTCCCACGACGAGATAACCAAGACAAAATGGGCCGCCTTGCTCCATGACGTCGGGAAACTGGGCATCGCAAAAAGCCTCATAAGCAAACCCGGAAAGCTCACGCCCCAGGAATTCGCGACGATGAAGATACACGCCGTATTTACGCGTGAGCTGCTCGAGACGATCACGGACTTTAAGGATATAGCGCTGATAGCCAGCTCCGACCACGAACGCTATGACGGGAAGGGTTATCCGATGGGGCTTAAGGGCGACCAGATACCTTTAGGAACAAGGATAATCTCGGTCGCCGACGCTTTCGACGCGATGACATCGACAAGGACTTACCGCAAGGCCCTGGGCAAGGACTCCGCGTGCGACGAGATCGAAAAATGCGCCGGGACCCAGTTCGACCCGGCCGTGGTCAAGGAAGCTATCCCGGTCCTGCGCAACCTCTCTATTTCCCTAATGTAG